The following are encoded in a window of Streptomyces sp. Go-475 genomic DNA:
- a CDS encoding tetratricopeptide repeat protein, which yields MGAVGSIGQVATGDHVVQHTTLLPPEALPPGADPGRVCHLPYRTALFVGRERELARLDEAFATAHGVVVHAVHGLGGIGKSTLAAHWAARHAAEFNPVWWITAETPADLDAGLAALGRALQPSLAGALPEEALRERTLHWLASHDGWLLVLDNVSDPADIRPLLDRAPSGRFLITTRRGATGWRGIAEPLSLDVLEPAEAVELFTKIHQGPADGVEELCADLGCLPLAVDQAAAYCREARISPRTYRELLARYPADMYAATAEGGEAQRTVGRVWRVTLDRLDDTPLALLVLFTIAWWAPDGIPRRYLEPFHVPGLGPLGSPLAVTEALRRLAAHSLITLHGDTLSVHRLVQAVARTPDPDDPYRDAEMIDSCRDAAVGLLLLQAPREARLTQDLRDLTTHIEALAGHTDPAADTEFSMLLFLDAAAYLQSNHFTDRAVVLLERAKPAAERIWGRGHGGALNMAGLLARCAEDQGDRGRARALLEQALAESLEHNGPADPATFRMRRWLVQCLTRGDRARAEAAAREYLAEATRLLGPEHPEAFEARLHLYWVDEPWPKSPQVEAYLADARRLLGEDHASSRRLEQESVVAALVAGETEEALARAERLMARCLRVIGDQHSDTYEARLLRAGLAALTGDTALARDLVLDAGQPFKMELALPPTENCRRLVRALAAALTPRQA from the coding sequence GTGGGGGCCGTCGGGAGCATCGGCCAGGTGGCCACGGGCGATCACGTCGTCCAGCACACCACGCTCCTGCCGCCGGAGGCCCTGCCCCCGGGGGCGGACCCGGGGCGGGTGTGCCATCTGCCGTACCGCACCGCCCTGTTCGTCGGGCGCGAGCGGGAACTCGCCCGGCTGGACGAGGCGTTCGCCACGGCGCACGGCGTCGTCGTGCACGCCGTCCACGGGCTGGGCGGCATCGGCAAGTCCACGCTCGCGGCGCACTGGGCGGCCCGGCACGCGGCGGAGTTCAACCCGGTGTGGTGGATCACGGCCGAGACCCCGGCCGACCTCGACGCGGGCCTCGCCGCGCTGGGCCGGGCGCTCCAGCCGTCCCTGGCCGGGGCCCTGCCGGAGGAGGCCCTGCGCGAGCGCACCCTGCACTGGCTCGCCTCCCACGACGGCTGGCTGCTCGTCCTGGACAACGTCTCGGACCCGGCGGACATCAGGCCGCTGCTCGACCGCGCTCCCTCCGGCCGTTTCCTGATCACCACCCGGCGGGGCGCGACGGGGTGGCGGGGGATCGCCGAGCCGCTGAGCCTCGACGTACTCGAACCCGCCGAGGCCGTCGAGCTGTTCACGAAGATCCACCAGGGGCCCGCCGACGGGGTCGAGGAGCTGTGCGCCGACCTCGGCTGCCTGCCGTTGGCGGTCGACCAGGCCGCCGCGTACTGCCGGGAGGCGCGCATCAGCCCCCGGACCTACCGTGAGCTCCTCGCCCGGTACCCGGCCGACATGTACGCGGCGACGGCGGAGGGCGGTGAGGCGCAGCGCACCGTCGGACGCGTCTGGCGGGTGACCCTGGACCGGCTCGACGACACCCCCCTGGCCCTGCTGGTGCTGTTCACGATCGCCTGGTGGGCGCCGGACGGCATCCCGCGCCGCTATCTGGAGCCCTTCCACGTGCCGGGCCTGGGGCCACTGGGCTCACCGCTCGCGGTGACCGAGGCGCTGCGGCGGCTGGCCGCCCACAGCCTGATCACCCTGCACGGCGACACCCTCTCGGTGCACCGGCTGGTGCAGGCCGTCGCCCGCACCCCGGACCCCGACGACCCCTACCGGGACGCCGAGATGATCGACTCCTGCCGGGACGCCGCCGTGGGGCTGCTCCTCCTCCAGGCGCCCAGGGAAGCGAGGCTCACCCAGGACCTCCGGGACCTCACCACGCACATCGAGGCGCTCGCCGGCCACACGGACCCCGCGGCCGACACCGAGTTCTCCATGCTGCTGTTCCTGGACGCGGCGGCCTACCTGCAGAGCAACCACTTCACCGACCGTGCGGTCGTGCTGCTGGAGCGCGCCAAGCCCGCGGCCGAGCGCATCTGGGGCCGCGGGCACGGCGGCGCCCTGAACATGGCCGGGCTGCTGGCCAGGTGCGCGGAGGACCAGGGAGACCGAGGGCGGGCCCGTGCCCTGCTCGAACAGGCGCTGGCGGAGAGCCTGGAGCACAACGGCCCCGCCGATCCGGCGACCTTCCGGATGCGCCGCTGGCTCGTGCAGTGCCTGACGCGCGGGGACCGCGCCCGGGCCGAGGCGGCGGCCCGGGAGTACCTCGCGGAGGCGACGCGCCTGCTGGGACCCGAGCACCCCGAGGCCTTCGAGGCACGGCTGCACCTGTACTGGGTCGACGAGCCGTGGCCGAAGAGCCCCCAGGTCGAGGCGTATCTGGCGGACGCCCGGAGACTGCTGGGCGAGGACCACGCGTCGAGCCGGCGGCTGGAGCAGGAGAGTGTGGTCGCCGCGCTGGTCGCCGGCGAGACGGAGGAGGCCCTGGCCCGCGCCGAACGGCTCATGGCCAGGTGCCTGCGGGTCATCGGGGACCAGCACAGCGACACGTACGAGGCGCGCCTGCTGCGGGCCGGCCTCGCGGCCCTCACCGGGGACACGGCGCTCGCCCGCGACCTCGTACTCGACGCCGGTCAGCCGTTCAAGATGGAGCTGGCGCTGCCGCCCACCGAGAACTGCCGCCGGCTGGTCCGGGCCCTCGCCGCGGCACTCACCCCGCGCCAGGCGTGA
- the recR gene encoding recombination mediator RecR: MYEGVVQDLIDELGRLPGVGPKSAQRIAFHILQAEPTDVRRLAQALMEVKAKVRFCATCGNVAQEELCNICRDTRRDPAVICVVEEPKDVVAIERTREFRGRYHVLGGAISPIDGVGPDDLRIRELLARLADGTVTELILATDPNLEGEATATYLARMIKPMGLKVTRLASGLPVGGDLEYADEVTLGRAFEGRRLLDV, translated from the coding sequence TTGTACGAAGGCGTGGTCCAGGACCTGATCGACGAGCTGGGGCGGCTGCCCGGCGTCGGTCCGAAGAGCGCCCAGCGGATCGCCTTCCACATCCTCCAGGCGGAGCCGACGGACGTGCGGCGGCTCGCGCAGGCCCTGATGGAGGTCAAGGCGAAGGTCCGCTTCTGCGCGACCTGCGGCAACGTCGCGCAGGAGGAGCTGTGCAACATCTGCCGCGACACCCGCCGCGACCCGGCCGTCATCTGCGTGGTCGAGGAGCCGAAGGACGTCGTGGCGATCGAGCGCACGCGTGAGTTCCGGGGCCGCTACCACGTCCTGGGCGGCGCGATCAGCCCGATCGACGGGGTGGGGCCGGACGACCTGCGCATCAGGGAGCTGCTGGCCCGTCTCGCCGACGGCACCGTCACCGAGCTGATCCTCGCCACGGACCCGAATCTCGAAGGCGAGGCGACCGCCACGTACCTCGCCCGCATGATCAAGCCCATGGGCCTGAAGGTCACCCGCCTGGCCAGCGGCCTCCCGGTGGGTGGCGACCTGGAATACGCGGACGAGGTCACCCTCGGCCGCGCCTTCGAGGGGAGACGACTCCTAGATGTCTGA
- a CDS encoding YbaB/EbfC family nucleoid-associated protein: MIPGGGQPNMQQLLQQAQKMQQDLARAQEELAQTEVDGQAGGGLVTATVTGAGELRALKIDPKAVDPEDTETLADLVVAAVQAANENAQALQQQKLGPLAQGLGGGGIPGLPF, translated from the coding sequence GTGATCCCCGGTGGTGGCCAGCCCAATATGCAGCAGCTGCTCCAGCAGGCCCAGAAGATGCAGCAGGACCTGGCGCGGGCGCAGGAGGAACTGGCGCAGACGGAGGTCGACGGGCAGGCCGGCGGCGGCCTGGTGACCGCGACCGTCACCGGCGCCGGCGAACTGCGCGCGCTGAAGATCGACCCGAAGGCGGTGGACCCGGAGGACACCGAGACGCTCGCGGACCTGGTCGTGGCGGCCGTCCAGGCGGCCAACGAGAACGCGCAGGCGCTCCAGCAGCAGAAGCTGGGCCCCCTCGCGCAGGGTCTGGGCGGCGGCGGCATCCCCGGCCTGCCGTTCTGA
- a CDS encoding SgcJ/EcaC family oxidoreductase: MTTRSTGKRIALATAVAVVAAGTFAAGAGVAGADSRGKAHKPAGTATKAQVLGLFDNWNAALRTGDPQKVADLYAKDAVLLPTVSNNVRTDRAEIVDYFEHFLRNKPVGTKIESVVNILDRDTVIDTGVYEFALTDPATGEKNTVKARYTYAYEKQPDGRWLIVNHHSSKMPES; encoded by the coding sequence ATGACCACCCGTTCCACCGGCAAGCGCATAGCCCTCGCCACCGCAGTCGCCGTCGTCGCCGCCGGCACCTTCGCCGCCGGTGCCGGCGTCGCCGGGGCCGACTCCAGGGGCAAGGCCCACAAGCCCGCCGGGACCGCCACCAAGGCGCAGGTGCTCGGCCTGTTCGACAACTGGAACGCCGCGCTGCGGACGGGCGACCCGCAGAAGGTCGCCGACCTGTACGCCAAGGACGCGGTCCTGCTGCCGACCGTCTCCAACAACGTCCGCACGGACAGAGCCGAGATCGTCGACTACTTCGAGCACTTCCTGCGGAACAAGCCGGTCGGCACGAAGATCGAGTCCGTGGTCAACATCCTCGACCGCGACACCGTCATCGACACGGGCGTCTACGAGTTCGCGCTCACCGACCCCGCCACGGGCGAGAAGAACACCGTCAAGGCCCGCTACACCTACGCCTACGAGAAGCAGCCCGACGGCAGGTGGCTGATCGTCAACCACCACTCCTCGAAGATGCCGGAGAGCTGA
- a CDS encoding HAMP domain-containing sensor histidine kinase, translating to MIRQLVRSYVLLVAVAIALFTVPVAFTLTDQLRGDTRSAVLREADAMALLLGDGRAASCQALEEMARAYEDEIQVTRTADCPADLPRPAADAALAKALKDGEPTTDWGSSFIWGPELVVTVPARATGTDRVVGAVRIVYSTDEMTDRLWQIWGFRAVLAVLVLGVAAVIGVVVARRLTRPLRQLNDMASKFSDGDLTARSPVTGPPETQTLARTLNQGAERLDTLIAAQRIFVADASHQLRTPLTALRLSLDNIADGVDDEFVREDVEQATAEVVRMSRLVNGLLVLARAEAKVSAAEPLPLMDIVRERLAVWRPAADERGVTIALRGSADGRSSVLASPGHLDQMLDNVLSNALEVSPDGGTITVRVEPRGDVVEVSVLDEGPGMSDAEKSRAFDRFWRGQGLTGKTGSGLGLAVVRQLATDDGGTVALQDAPGGGLCVTITLRASHRGGG from the coding sequence ATGATCCGCCAGCTCGTCCGCAGCTACGTCCTGCTCGTCGCGGTGGCCATCGCGCTGTTCACCGTGCCGGTGGCCTTCACCCTGACCGATCAGCTGCGGGGCGACACCCGGTCGGCCGTCCTGCGCGAGGCCGACGCCATGGCCCTGCTGCTGGGCGACGGCCGGGCCGCCTCCTGCCAGGCCCTGGAGGAGATGGCCAGGGCCTACGAGGACGAGATCCAGGTCACCCGCACCGCGGACTGCCCGGCGGACCTGCCGCGCCCGGCGGCGGACGCGGCACTGGCCAAGGCCCTGAAGGACGGCGAACCCACGACCGACTGGGGCTCCTCCTTCATCTGGGGCCCCGAGCTGGTGGTCACGGTGCCCGCCCGCGCGACCGGCACGGACCGGGTCGTCGGTGCCGTGCGCATCGTGTACTCGACCGACGAGATGACCGACCGCCTGTGGCAGATCTGGGGCTTCCGGGCGGTCCTCGCCGTGCTCGTGCTGGGCGTCGCGGCCGTCATCGGCGTCGTGGTCGCCCGGCGCCTCACCCGGCCGCTGCGCCAGCTGAACGACATGGCGAGCAAGTTCAGCGACGGCGACCTGACCGCCCGCTCCCCCGTGACGGGCCCGCCGGAGACGCAGACGCTCGCGCGCACCCTCAACCAGGGCGCGGAACGCCTGGACACGCTGATCGCGGCCCAGCGCATCTTCGTCGCGGACGCCTCCCACCAGCTGCGCACCCCGCTGACGGCGCTGCGGCTGTCCCTGGACAACATCGCGGACGGGGTGGACGACGAGTTCGTCCGCGAGGACGTGGAGCAGGCCACGGCGGAGGTCGTCCGGATGAGCCGCCTGGTCAACGGCCTGCTGGTGCTGGCCCGGGCCGAGGCCAAGGTGTCGGCGGCCGAGCCGCTCCCGCTGATGGACATCGTGCGGGAACGGCTCGCCGTGTGGAGACCGGCCGCCGACGAGCGCGGAGTCACCATCGCGCTCAGGGGGAGTGCCGACGGCCGGTCGTCTGTGCTGGCCAGCCCCGGTCACCTGGACCAGATGCTGGACAACGTGCTCTCCAACGCCCTGGAGGTCTCACCGGACGGCGGGACGATCACCGTGCGCGTGGAGCCCAGGGGCGACGTGGTGGAGGTGTCGGTCCTGGACGAGGGACCCGGCATGTCGGACGCCGAGAAGTCCCGCGCCTTCGACCGTTTCTGGCGGGGCCAGGGCCTGACCGGGAAGACCGGCTCCGGCCTCGGTCTCGCCGTCGTCCGGCAGTTGGCGACGGACGACGGCGGAACCGTGGCGCTCCAGGACGCGCCCGGGGGCGGCCTGTGCGTGACGATCACGCTCCGGGCGTCCCACCGGGGCGGCGGCTGA
- a CDS encoding PhzF family phenazine biosynthesis isomerase: MEILRYVAFSTDPKGGNPAGVVLDATGADDAAMQAVAAEVGYSETAFAVEAGDGLLDVRYFSPLAEVPFCGHATIATAVAHARAHGTGRLLLRTKAGEVAVTTDRAEDGTVVATLVSVAPRTAPLPQAVLDELLAALRWPAEDLDPALPPRAAFAGAWHAVVAAGSRRRLADLDYDVPALTALMHREGWTTVDLVWRESPTVFHARDPFPPGGVVEDPATGAAAAAFGGYLRELELVSPPTTLTIHQGADMGRPSTITVSVPAGPHTGIGVTGTAVPI, encoded by the coding sequence ATGGAGATATTGCGCTACGTGGCCTTCAGCACCGACCCCAAGGGCGGCAACCCCGCCGGAGTCGTGCTCGACGCCACCGGGGCCGACGACGCGGCGATGCAGGCGGTGGCGGCCGAAGTCGGCTATTCGGAGACGGCGTTCGCCGTGGAGGCCGGCGACGGCCTGCTCGACGTGCGGTACTTCAGCCCGCTCGCCGAGGTGCCGTTCTGCGGGCACGCGACGATCGCGACGGCCGTCGCCCACGCCCGGGCGCACGGCACCGGCCGGCTGCTGCTGCGCACGAAGGCCGGAGAGGTCGCCGTCACCACCGACCGCGCCGAGGACGGCACCGTGGTGGCGACCCTGGTGAGCGTCGCACCGCGGACCGCGCCGCTGCCCCAGGCCGTGCTGGACGAACTGCTCGCGGCCCTGCGCTGGCCGGCCGAGGACCTCGACCCGGCGCTGCCGCCGCGCGCGGCCTTCGCCGGCGCCTGGCACGCGGTCGTCGCCGCCGGGAGCCGGCGGCGCCTCGCCGACCTGGACTACGACGTCCCGGCCCTCACCGCGCTGATGCACCGCGAGGGCTGGACCACCGTCGACCTGGTGTGGCGGGAGTCCCCCACGGTGTTCCACGCCCGCGACCCCTTCCCGCCGGGCGGTGTCGTGGAGGACCCGGCCACGGGCGCGGCGGCCGCCGCCTTCGGCGGCTACCTGCGCGAGCTGGAACTCGTGTCCCCGCCCACGACCCTGACGATCCATCAGGGGGCGGACATGGGACGGCCGAGCACGATCACCGTGTCCGTGCCGGCCGGCCCGCACACCGGGATCGGCGTCACCGGGACGGCCGTCCCGATCTGA
- a CDS encoding aspartate kinase, protein MGLVVQKYGGSSVADAEGIKRVAKRIVEAKQNGNQVVAVVSAMGDTTDELIDLAEQVSPMPAGRELDMLLTAGERISMALLAMAIKKLGHEAQSFTGSQAGVITDSVHNKARIIDVTPGRIKTSVDEGNIAIVAGFQGVSQDTKDITTLGRGGSDTTAVALAAALDADVCEIYTDVDGVFTADPRVVKKARKIDWISFEDMLELAASGSKVLLHRCVEYARRYNIPIHVRSSFSGLQGTWVSSEPITQGDKQVEQALISGVAHDTSEAKVTVVGVPDKPGEAASIFRTIADAEINIDMVVQNVSAASTGLTDISFTLPKTEGRKAIDALEKNKAGIGFDSLRYDDQIGKISLVGAGMKTNPGVTADFFTALSDAGVNIELISTSEIRISVVTRADDVPEAVRAVHSAFGLDSDSDEAVVYGGTGR, encoded by the coding sequence GTGGGCCTTGTCGTGCAGAAGTACGGAGGCTCCTCCGTAGCCGATGCCGAGGGCATCAAGCGCGTCGCCAAGCGGATCGTGGAAGCGAAGCAGAACGGCAACCAGGTGGTTGCCGTGGTTTCCGCGATGGGCGACACGACGGACGAGCTGATCGATCTCGCCGAGCAGGTTTCCCCGATGCCTGCCGGGCGCGAGCTCGACATGCTGCTGACCGCCGGAGAGCGGATCTCCATGGCCCTGCTGGCCATGGCGATCAAAAAGCTGGGCCACGAGGCCCAGTCGTTCACCGGCAGCCAGGCAGGTGTCATCACCGACTCGGTCCACAACAAAGCCCGGATCATCGACGTCACGCCGGGTCGGATCAAGACCTCGGTGGACGAGGGCAACATCGCGATCGTCGCCGGTTTCCAGGGCGTCAGCCAGGACACCAAGGACATCACCACCCTCGGCCGCGGCGGCTCGGACACCACCGCGGTGGCCCTCGCCGCCGCCCTCGACGCCGACGTGTGCGAGATCTACACCGACGTCGACGGCGTGTTCACCGCCGACCCGCGCGTGGTGAAGAAGGCCCGGAAGATCGACTGGATCTCCTTCGAGGACATGCTCGAACTGGCGGCGTCCGGGTCCAAGGTGCTGCTCCACCGCTGCGTGGAGTACGCCCGCCGGTACAACATCCCGATCCACGTCCGGTCCAGCTTCAGCGGACTTCAGGGCACATGGGTCAGCAGCGAGCCGATTACGCAAGGGGACAAGCAGGTGGAGCAGGCTCTCATCTCCGGTGTCGCGCACGACACCTCCGAGGCCAAGGTCACGGTCGTCGGCGTGCCGGACAAGCCGGGCGAGGCGGCCTCGATCTTCCGCACGATCGCCGACGCCGAGATCAACATCGACATGGTCGTGCAGAACGTGTCCGCCGCCTCCACGGGCCTGACGGACATCTCCTTCACGCTGCCGAAGACCGAGGGCCGCAAGGCCATCGACGCGCTGGAGAAGAACAAGGCCGGCATCGGCTTCGACTCCCTGCGCTACGACGACCAGATCGGCAAGATCTCCCTGGTCGGCGCCGGCATGAAGACCAACCCGGGCGTCACGGCCGACTTCTTCACGGCGCTGTCCGACGCGGGCGTGAACATCGAGCTGATCTCGACCTCCGAGATCCGCATCTCGGTCGTCACGCGCGCCGACGACGTGCCCGAGGCCGTCCGTGCCGTGCACTCCGCGTTCGGGCTCGACTCCGACAGCGACGAGGCCGTCGTCTACGGAGGCACCGGCCGCTGA
- a CDS encoding SLATT domain-containing protein produces MGQPEMQPEGPPQDGRGEQAARLRPGDLTGRAFPHGDWGEPAARLDELYRWVERGALRTAAWYLEDRVWKRRSARALRCGTAVGAGTGIALPLLDLTGAVGGAAPWGCLALLLGVACVAADRYFGVTSGWMRDVATAQAVQRRLQALQFDWAAESVREVLGPTEGTAGEAAERCLTVLRRFSEDVTELVRVETADWMSEFRSGGAPVGVQAVVFPGAGRAAETVGGNGRFTVPPHGGARPNMPRQRPPEPR; encoded by the coding sequence GTGGGTCAGCCGGAGATGCAGCCCGAGGGGCCGCCTCAGGACGGGCGGGGCGAACAGGCGGCCCGGCTGCGGCCGGGGGATCTGACCGGGCGGGCCTTCCCGCACGGCGACTGGGGCGAGCCGGCGGCCCGGCTGGACGAGCTGTACCGGTGGGTGGAGCGCGGGGCGCTGCGGACGGCCGCCTGGTACCTCGAGGACCGGGTGTGGAAGCGGCGGTCCGCGCGGGCGCTGCGCTGCGGGACGGCGGTGGGGGCGGGCACCGGGATCGCGCTGCCGCTGCTGGATCTGACCGGGGCCGTGGGCGGGGCCGCGCCCTGGGGGTGCCTGGCGCTGCTGCTGGGGGTGGCGTGTGTGGCCGCCGACCGGTACTTCGGGGTGACGTCGGGGTGGATGCGGGACGTGGCGACGGCGCAGGCGGTGCAGCGGCGGTTGCAGGCGTTGCAGTTCGACTGGGCGGCGGAGAGCGTGCGGGAGGTGCTGGGGCCGACGGAGGGGACGGCCGGTGAGGCGGCCGAGCGGTGCCTGACGGTGCTGCGGAGGTTCTCCGAGGACGTGACCGAGCTGGTGCGGGTGGAGACGGCCGACTGGATGAGCGAGTTCCGCAGCGGGGGCGCGCCCGTGGGCGTGCAGGCCGTGGTGTTTCCCGGGGCCGGGCGCGCGGCGGAGACGGTGGGCGGCAACGGACGCTTCACCGTGCCGCCGCACGGCGGGGCCCGGCCGAACATGCCGCGCCAGCGGCCGCCGGAGCCTCGGTGA
- a CDS encoding aspartate-semialdehyde dehydrogenase produces MAGPGQTGRSGRPTLAVVGATGAVGTVMLQILSQRADIWGEIRLVASPRSAGRKLAVRGEETEVLALTEEVFDGVDVALFDVPDEVAERWAPLAVAKGAVVVDNSGTFRMAPDVPLVVPEVNPHAVRMRPRGIVANPSCTTLSMIVALGALHAEFGLRELVASSYQAVSGAGRAGVATLREQLALVAGTELGTSPGDVRRAVGDRTGPFPEPVALNVVPWAGSAREDGWSSEELKVRDETRKILCLPGLPVAVTCVRVPVITTHSLTVHARFEGEVTVDKAREILATAPGVVLFDNPAAGEFPTPADVVGTDPTWVGRVRRALDDPTALELFVCGDNLRKGSALNTAQIAELVAAELS; encoded by the coding sequence ATGGCCGGACCCGGGCAGACCGGCCGGTCGGGCCGGCCCACGCTCGCCGTCGTGGGAGCGACCGGAGCCGTCGGCACGGTCATGCTCCAGATCCTGTCCCAGCGGGCGGACATCTGGGGCGAGATCCGACTCGTCGCCTCCCCGCGCTCGGCCGGCCGCAAGCTGGCCGTGCGCGGTGAGGAGACCGAGGTCCTGGCGCTCACCGAGGAGGTCTTCGACGGCGTCGACGTCGCCCTGTTCGACGTCCCCGACGAGGTCGCCGAGCGGTGGGCGCCCCTCGCCGTCGCCAAGGGCGCGGTGGTGGTCGACAACTCGGGCACGTTCCGGATGGCCCCGGACGTGCCCCTCGTCGTGCCCGAGGTCAATCCGCACGCCGTGCGCATGCGTCCGCGCGGCATCGTCGCCAACCCCAGCTGCACGACACTCTCCATGATCGTGGCCCTGGGCGCGCTGCACGCCGAGTTCGGGCTGCGCGAGCTGGTCGCCTCCTCGTACCAGGCCGTCAGCGGCGCCGGGCGCGCCGGTGTGGCCACTCTGCGGGAGCAGCTGGCCCTGGTCGCCGGCACCGAGCTGGGCACCAGCCCCGGTGACGTACGGCGGGCCGTCGGCGACCGCACCGGGCCGTTCCCTGAGCCGGTCGCGCTGAACGTCGTGCCGTGGGCCGGTTCCGCGCGCGAGGACGGCTGGTCCTCGGAGGAGCTGAAGGTGCGGGACGAGACCCGCAAGATCCTCTGCCTGCCCGGCCTCCCCGTGGCCGTCACCTGCGTCCGCGTGCCGGTGATCACCACGCACTCGCTGACCGTGCACGCCCGCTTCGAGGGCGAGGTCACCGTCGACAAGGCCCGCGAGATCCTCGCCACAGCGCCCGGTGTCGTGCTGTTCGACAATCCGGCCGCCGGGGAGTTCCCGACCCCCGCCGACGTGGTCGGCACCGACCCCACCTGGGTCGGGCGGGTGCGGCGCGCGCTGGACGACCCCACGGCGCTCGAACTCTTCGTGTGCGGCGACAACCTGCGCAAGGGCTCCGCGCTCAACACCGCCCAGATCGCCGAACTGGTCGCCGCCGAGCTGTCCTGA
- a CDS encoding response regulator transcription factor, whose amino-acid sequence MRVLLVEDDEPVAESLRRGLKRYGFEVEWVSTGAAALEHEGPYDVVLLDLGLPDTDGLDVCKTLRERGDVPIIVISARSDETDRVVGLEIGADDYVSKPFGVREVIARIRAVMRRVQPRTPAADAPATGPDRYGTRLTVDRKAARVHLDGEEVALAPKEYDLLAFLTEEPGALMSREQIMEAVWDANWFGPTKTLDVHVAALRRKLAGAIAIEAVRGVGFRLEIVKGEDGGEGRANGENGAAGS is encoded by the coding sequence GTGCGCGTACTGCTGGTGGAAGACGATGAACCGGTCGCCGAGTCGCTGCGACGCGGCCTGAAGCGCTACGGCTTCGAGGTCGAGTGGGTGAGCACGGGCGCGGCGGCTCTGGAGCACGAGGGTCCGTACGACGTCGTCCTGCTGGATCTCGGCCTGCCCGACACCGACGGCCTGGACGTCTGCAAGACGCTGCGCGAGCGCGGCGACGTCCCGATCATCGTGATCAGCGCCCGCAGCGACGAGACCGACCGGGTGGTGGGCCTGGAGATCGGCGCGGACGACTACGTCTCCAAGCCGTTCGGCGTCCGGGAGGTCATCGCCCGGATACGAGCCGTCATGCGGCGCGTACAGCCCCGCACCCCCGCCGCGGACGCCCCCGCCACCGGCCCCGACCGCTACGGCACGCGCCTGACCGTCGACCGCAAGGCGGCCCGGGTGCACCTGGACGGCGAGGAGGTGGCCCTCGCGCCCAAGGAGTACGACCTGCTGGCCTTCCTCACCGAGGAGCCCGGCGCGCTGATGTCGCGCGAGCAGATCATGGAAGCCGTCTGGGACGCGAACTGGTTCGGGCCGACGAAGACGCTGGACGTGCACGTGGCGGCGCTGCGGCGGAAGCTGGCCGGGGCGATCGCGATCGAGGCGGTGCGCGGGGTCGGGTTCCGCCTGGAGATCGTCAAGGGCGAGGACGGCGGCGAGGGCCGGGCGAACGGCGAGAACGGCGCCGCGGGCTCATGA
- a CDS encoding DUF5063 domain-containing protein: MSDATLHATDQNPDDFAVQIADQVESFLVAVTEVAKGDEPESAVPFLLLEVSQLLLAGGRLGAHEDIVPDERYEPDTGPDADVDELRENLARLLDPIDVYSEVFDPYEPRKAPVPARISDDLTDVITDLRHGMAHYRAGRTTEALWWWQFSYFSNWGSTASATLRALQSVLAHVRLNQPLAELDGLDTDQGMGDDTLEIEAGRVMAEEIAGPLGLRPAK, translated from the coding sequence ATGTCTGACGCCACGCTGCACGCGACCGACCAGAACCCGGACGACTTCGCGGTCCAGATCGCGGACCAGGTCGAGAGCTTCCTGGTCGCCGTCACGGAGGTCGCGAAGGGCGACGAGCCGGAATCGGCCGTGCCCTTCCTCCTCCTGGAGGTCTCCCAACTCCTCCTGGCCGGCGGCCGGCTCGGCGCGCACGAGGACATCGTGCCCGACGAGCGCTACGAGCCCGACACGGGCCCGGACGCGGACGTCGACGAGCTGCGCGAGAACCTGGCCCGGCTGCTGGACCCGATCGACGTCTACTCCGAGGTCTTCGACCCCTACGAGCCCCGCAAGGCCCCCGTGCCGGCCCGGATCTCCGACGACCTCACGGACGTCATCACGGACCTGCGCCACGGCATGGCCCACTACCGCGCCGGCCGCACCACCGAGGCCCTGTGGTGGTGGCAGTTCTCGTACTTCTCCAACTGGGGCTCCACCGCTTCGGCCACCCTGCGCGCCCTCCAGTCGGTCCTCGCCCACGTCCGCCTCAACCAGCCCCTCGCCGAACTCGACGGGCTGGACACGGACCAGGGCATGGGCGACGACACGCTGGAGATCGAGGCGGGCCGGGTCATGGCGGAGGAGATCGCGGGGCCGCTGGGGCTGCGCCCGGCGAAGTAG